Proteins co-encoded in one Triplophysa dalaica isolate WHDGS20190420 chromosome 16, ASM1584641v1, whole genome shotgun sequence genomic window:
- the pcdh18b gene encoding LOW QUALITY PROTEIN: protocadherin-18b (The sequence of the model RefSeq protein was modified relative to this genomic sequence to represent the inferred CDS: inserted 2 bases in 2 codons) — MGTTKHSRDVLFCKKLLKVILLAAVAHIVSGKTLKYKVLEEQRVGTVIARLKEDVASVLSKLPSSVSPRFRAMQRGSTPLLSVREEDGEISIGTKIDREKLCEKNLNCTIEFDVITLPTEYLQLFHIQVEVLDINDNAPQFSRAIIPIEISESASVGTRFPLDSALDPDVGENALHTYSLTRNNFFKIDIRTRTDGARYADLVVMRELDRETQSSYQLQLTASDSGVPPKSGSTLLKISISDSNDNSPVFDEQAYVVNLLENSPQGTLLVDLNATDPDEGNNGKIVYXFSSHVPAKILETFKINPDNGHITLIKKVDYETTPSYEIDVQAQDMGPNSIPGHCKIIIKVVDVNDNKPKININLMTQGKEEVAYISEASPVDTFIALVRVDDIDSGVNGEVVCRLHGHGHFRLQKTYENNYMILTNVSLDREKRSEYSLTVIAEDHGTPSLSTTKHFTVQVQDENDNPPRFEKSRYEIFKSENNSPGAYLTSVMATDPDLGTNGQVTYSIVESQVQDSSISTYVTIDPSTGAVYALRSFDREDVGRLSFTVQARDSGSPASLSSNATVLLTVLDENDNPPIIVSPSLSNHTAEVPLWRHAEPGHLVTIVKATDRDAGANSELTCSIIAGNDDGLFVIDPRDXELRTNGSVEVSGREGFDLTILVQDRGASNRLSARAVLHIALRDFPESYSLNPSDLNNQSSLDISMIIIISLGAICGVLLIVMVLFATRCSREQKDPRHSYNCRVAESTYQNHPKKPARQIHKGDITLVPTVNGTLPVRAHPRSPSASPAPESRQSHHSRQSLNSLVTISSNHVPENFALELAHATPPVEQVSQLLSILHQGQYQPRPSFRGNKYTRSYRYALNEMDKFSLKDSGRGDSEAGDSDCEMGRESPLLGEGFGELFTPDGHHRLHPSMKLCTEECRVLGHSDQCWMPQLASPASSDYRSNLYIPGEDPQQKATPEAPQSGESTLRKKSFSTFGKENEEGEGEAGDGEDLCGTTSLLSEMNSVFQRLLPSSLDSYNETSETEKTTGCAPGAGSLERRKGHLPGKPSTATYQQGVAVWAANTHFQNPGHGHPPASHMTAMVAPLPAPLPAPIPTSSSTSKWLPAMEEIPENHEEDELESVLGHLHGKRCDSRSEIMDASELVAEINKLLQDVRQN, encoded by the exons ATGGGAACGACTAAACACTCAAGGGATGTGCTGTTTTGTAAAAAGCTCTTGAAAGTTATACTTTTGGCGGCCGTGGCACATATCGTCTCAGGTaagactttaaaatataaagttttggAGGAGCAGAGAGTTGGTACGGTGATCGCCAGACTGAAAGAGGATGTAGCCAGCGTTTTATCCAAACTCCCGAGCTCCGTGTCCCCGCGGTTCCGCGCCATGCAGAGGGGCAGCACCCCATTGCTCTCTGTGCGCGAGGAGGACGGCGAGATCAGCATCGGCACCAAAATCGACCGGGAGAAGCTTTGCGAGAAAAACTTAAACTGCACTATCGAGTTCGACGTGATCACCCTTCCTACGGAATACCTTCAACTGTTTCACATTCAAGTGGAAGTTTTGGACATCAACGATAACGCTCCGCAGTTCTCTCGCGCCATCATACCCATAGAGATATCCGAGAGCGCATCGGTGGGAACGCGCTTTCCTTTGGATAGCGCGTTGGACCCGGACGTCGGGGAAAACGCGCTGCACACGTACTCGCTCACGAGGAATAACTTTTTCAAAATAGATATCAGGACGCGGACTGATGGCGCTAGGTACGCGGACCTAGTGGTGATGAGGGAACTGGACAGAGAAACGCAGTCCAGCTACCAGCTGCAGCTCACTGCCTCGGACTCTGGCGTGCCGCCGAAATCTGGCTCAACTCTGCTTAAAATCAGCATTTCTGATTCCAACGATAATAGCCCGGTGTTTGATGAGCAGGCTTATGTGGTCAACCTATTGGAAAATTCCCCACAGGGAACGCTACTGGTGGATCTTAATGCCACAGACCCGGATGAAGGCAACAATGGCAAAATAGTGT TCTTCAGCAGTCACGTGCCAGCAAAAATCTTAGAGACCTTCAAGATAAACCCAGACAATGGCCACATCACACTGATTAAGAAAGTTGACTATGAAACCACTCCTTCATATGAAATAGATGTCCAGGCTCAGGATATGGGGCCGAACTCAATTCCAGGTCACTGTAAGATAATCATCAAAGTGGTTGACGTCAACGACAACAAGCCAAAAATCAACATCAACCTCATGACTCAGGGCAAAGAGGAGGTGGCCTACATCTCAGAGGCATCCCCTGTTGATACTTTCATCGCATTAGTGCGCGTGGACGACATTGACTCAGGTGTCAATGGTGAGGTTGTGTGCCGTCTCCACGGCCACGGGCATTTTCGCTTGCAGAAGACCTACGAAAACAACTACATGATTCTTACTAATGTGTCTCTGGACCGTGAAAAACGCTCTGAATATAGCCTGACGGTGATTGCTGAAGACCACGGCACACCAAGTCTATCCACTACCAAACACTTCACAGTGCAGGTCCAGGATGAAAACGACAACCCTCCACGCTTTGAAAAGAGCcgatatgaaatatttaagtcTGAAAACAATTCGCCAGGAGCATATCTGACCTCAGTGATGGCCACTGATCCAGATCTGGGCACTAATGGCCAGGTGACCTACTCTATTGTGGAGAGCCAGGTTCAAGACAGCTCCATATCGACATATGTGACTATCGACCCATCCACTGGGGCCGTGTATGCACTCCGAAGCTTTGATAGGGAAGACGTGGGCCGGCTCTCATTTACCGTGCAGGCACGAGATAGTGGGAGCCCAGCGTCTCTTAGCAGCAATGCCACTGTTCTACTCACTGTACTGGATGAAAATGACAACCCACCCATCATTGTTTCACCATCCCTAAGCAACCACACAGCTGAGGTGCCATTATGGAGGCACGCCGAACCAGGTCATCTGGTAACGATCGTCAAGGCGACAGATCGTGATGCAGGGGCCAACAGCGAGCTGACTTGCTCCATCATTGCTGGTAATGATGACGGACTTTTTGTCATTGACCCACGAG GCGAGTTACGCACCAACGGAAGTGTTGAGGTCTCAGGTCGCGAGGGATTTGATCTTACAATCCTGGTGCAAGACAGAGGGGCCTCAAATAGACTCTCGGCCAGGGCCGTTCTCCATATTGCTCTACGCGACTTTCCGGAGAGCTACTCACTGAATCCTTCAGACCTTAACAACCAATCCTCTCTAGATATTTCCATGATCATCATCATCTCCCTTGGTGCCATCTGTGGTGTGCTTCTCATCGTTATGGTCTTGTTTGCCACCCGGTGCTCCAGAGAACAGAAAGACCCCCGACATTCTTATAACTGCAGAGTTGCTGAGTCTACCTACCAAAACCATCCCAAAAAACCTGCCAGGCAGATCCACAAAGGGGACATCACATTGGTCCCCACAGTTAACGGAACTCTTCCTGTGAGGGCCCATCCTCGGTCCCCCTCAGCATCCCCTGCTCCTGAGAGCCGCCAGAGTCATCATAGCCGCCAATCACTCAACAGCTTGGTCACAATATCCTCCAATCACGTGCCGGAGAACTTTGCACTGGAACTTGCCCATGCCACACCACCGGTCGAG CAAGTCTCACAGCTTCTGTCCATACTTCATCAGGGCCAGTACCAACCCAGACCCAGTTTCCGTGGCAACAAATACACCCGGAGCTACAG GTATGCTCTAAATGAGATGGATAAGTTCAGCCTGAAGGACAGTGGCAGAGGGGATAGTGAGGCGGGAGACAGTGATTGTGAGATGGGAAGAGAGTCCCCTCTGCTCGGAGAAGGCTTTGGTGAACTCTTCACACCTGATGGACATCACCGACTTCATCCAT CAATGAAGCTATGCACCGAAGAGTGTCGTGTTCTCGGCCACTCGGACCAATGCTGGATGCCTCAGTTGGCCTCTCCAGCATCTTCAGATTACCGTAGCAACCTCTACATCCCCGGTGAAGACCCCCAGCAGAAAGCCACTCCTGAAGCACCGCAGTCCGGAGAGTCGACGCTTAGGAAGAAAAGTTTCTCCACCTTTGGCAAGGAGAATGAGGAGGGAGAGGGAGAAGCAGGAGATGGGGAAGATCTGTGTGGAACGACTTCTCtgctgtctgaaatgaacagcGTGTTCCAGAGGCTCCTCCCATCTTCTTTGGACTCTTACAATGAGACCAGTGAAACTGAAAAGACAACAGGCTGTGCACCAGGAGCAGGCTCACTTGAACGAAGGAAAGGTCACCTGCCCGGGAAGCCAAGCACTGCCACCTATCAGCAGGGCGTCGCAGTTTGGGCCGCTAATACACACTTTCAAAATCCTGGACATGGTCACCCT